The Panacibacter microcysteis genome includes a window with the following:
- a CDS encoding ABC transporter ATP-binding protein, producing the protein MIEFSLQKKLHAANGNMHLDVHYKLREGAFIGVYGPSGSGKTSLLRMLAGFLTPDAGYIKVGNDYWFQHATGSSMPPQKRSIGFVFQDYALFPNMTVKENLYYALDKQTQPAIADELLALVELEQFAHRKIQTLSGGQKQRVALARALVRKPQLLLLDEPLSALDTDLRERLQSLIYSLHKQFNLTTILVSHDIGEIARMADEILFIKEGKIARHGKTADVFSATNTGNKIAATVIHTTPETLQILIGKDIITIPVTLAQGALPEKGSTVYLDFESLHISPEK; encoded by the coding sequence ATGATTGAATTTTCTTTGCAGAAAAAATTACATGCCGCCAATGGCAATATGCATCTTGACGTACACTACAAACTGCGTGAAGGCGCTTTTATTGGTGTGTATGGGCCGTCTGGCTCTGGTAAAACATCGCTGCTGAGAATGCTTGCAGGTTTTTTAACGCCGGATGCAGGGTACATAAAAGTGGGGAATGACTACTGGTTTCAACATGCAACCGGCAGCAGCATGCCGCCACAGAAACGAAGTATTGGTTTTGTGTTCCAGGATTATGCTTTATTTCCGAACATGACTGTAAAGGAAAACCTTTATTATGCGTTAGATAAACAAACTCAACCTGCAATTGCCGATGAGTTGCTGGCATTGGTAGAGCTGGAGCAGTTTGCCCACCGTAAAATACAAACACTTTCAGGCGGGCAAAAACAACGGGTTGCCCTGGCAAGGGCTTTGGTGCGTAAACCGCAACTGCTGCTCTTAGACGAACCGTTGTCTGCACTCGATACAGATTTACGCGAAAGACTGCAATCCCTCATTTACAGCCTGCATAAGCAATTCAATCTTACAACCATTCTTGTAAGTCATGATATTGGAGAAATAGCCCGGATGGCCGATGAAATTCTTTTTATAAAAGAAGGCAAAATAGCACGGCATGGGAAAACAGCCGATGTTTTTTCTGCAACAAATACCGGTAATAAAATTGCTGCAACAGTTATCCATACAACGCCCGAAACACTGCAGATACTTATTGGTAAAGATATTATCACAATACCGGTAACGTTAGCACAGGGTGCCTTACCAGAAAAGGGAAGTACTGTTTATCTCGATTTTGAAAGCCTGCATATTTCTCCTGAAAAGTAA
- the modB gene encoding molybdate ABC transporter permease subunit: MVEFEPFWLTVKLAFVTTIILLLCAIPLAWWLAYKKDNFKTIIEAVVSLPLVLPPSVIGFYLLLAFSPSNAFGKMLEQYFDVRLAFSFPGLVIASVIYSLPFMIHPVHAGFTALSQSLREASYSLGKSKWQTLWHVLLPNIKPALLSGIVLTFAHTIGEFGVVLMIGGNIPGQTKVASIAIYDEVETMNYAAANAYALILFVAAFIILLALYLINRRFDKIKFYD, translated from the coding sequence ATGGTAGAATTTGAGCCGTTTTGGTTAACTGTAAAACTTGCATTTGTAACGACAATCATCCTGCTACTGTGTGCTATACCACTGGCATGGTGGCTGGCGTACAAAAAAGATAATTTCAAGACCATCATCGAGGCGGTGGTTAGTCTGCCACTTGTTTTACCACCGTCTGTTATTGGGTTTTACTTATTGCTTGCTTTTAGTCCCTCCAATGCTTTTGGAAAAATGCTTGAACAATATTTTGATGTTCGTCTGGCCTTTTCCTTTCCCGGGTTGGTGATTGCATCCGTTATTTACAGTTTGCCTTTTATGATTCATCCCGTACATGCAGGGTTTACGGCATTATCTCAAAGTTTGAGGGAAGCCTCTTACTCCCTTGGTAAGTCCAAATGGCAAACACTATGGCACGTATTACTACCAAATATTAAACCTGCGCTGCTTTCTGGCATCGTGTTAACCTTTGCGCATACAATTGGAGAGTTTGGTGTGGTGTTGATGATTGGTGGTAATATTCCCGGGCAAACAAAAGTGGCCTCAATTGCTATATATGATGAAGTTGAAACCATGAACTACGCGGCTGCAAATGCCTATGCACTTATATTGTTTGTTGCTGCCTTTATCATTTTGCTTGCATTGTATCTTATAAACAGGCGATTCGACAAGATAAAATTTTATGATTGA
- the modA gene encoding molybdate ABC transporter substrate-binding protein: protein MKKISRSVIATICMVLTTGILCAQQKVTIAVAANMQYPMNTLKAKFEAQTNIKLEIILSSSGKLTQQIQEGAPYDIFISADTSYPLALYRKGFSTAPPKVYAKGLLVLWSAKQGLKPAGDMKILLGQGIKKIAVANPKTAPYGVAAEQVLKYYRLYDAVKDKLVFGESITQTNQFITSQSADIGFTAKSVVLSPEMKNRGSWADVDLKAYAPIEQAAVMLKHGEQTNKPAVQKFYEYLYSKTAKDILQSFGYLVK from the coding sequence ATGAAAAAAATAAGCAGAAGTGTTATTGCAACCATATGCATGGTGCTCACTACGGGAATTTTATGTGCACAGCAAAAGGTTACAATTGCCGTTGCAGCAAACATGCAATACCCTATGAATACACTAAAGGCAAAGTTTGAAGCACAGACAAACATCAAACTGGAAATAATTCTCAGTTCTTCAGGCAAGCTTACGCAGCAGATACAGGAGGGCGCACCATATGATATTTTTATTTCCGCTGACACGAGCTACCCGCTTGCACTCTACCGTAAAGGCTTTTCCACTGCCCCTCCTAAAGTCTATGCGAAAGGATTATTGGTATTGTGGTCTGCAAAACAAGGTTTGAAACCTGCAGGAGACATGAAAATATTACTTGGCCAGGGCATAAAAAAAATAGCTGTTGCCAACCCTAAGACGGCCCCATACGGTGTTGCTGCAGAGCAGGTATTGAAATATTACCGCTTGTATGACGCCGTGAAAGATAAACTGGTTTTTGGTGAAAGCATTACGCAAACCAACCAGTTTATTACATCTCAGTCTGCTGATATTGGGTTTACCGCTAAATCTGTGGTCCTCTCACCGGAAATGAAAAACAGAGGCAGTTGGGCCGATGTGGATCTTAAAGCCTATGCCCCCATTGAACAGGCGGCAGTTATGCTAAAGCATGGTGAACAAACGAATAAACCGGCAGTGCAAAAATTTTACGAGTATCTTTATTCAAAAACAGCAAAAGACATATTGCAGTCATTTGGGTACCTGGTAAAGTAG
- a CDS encoding cryptochrome/photolyase family protein, whose amino-acid sequence MDVTIIFPHQLFKQHPAIATDRAVYLVEEWLFFKQFNFHKQKLVLHRASMKQYEALLQQTGKTVTYVNATEDICDTRKLVKHLHTKKTTAIHVAELTDDWLKRRLVTACKKYKIRCIIYRTPGFLNTLEEADDYFKEKSTYFQTDFYIAERKKRKLLLDEHDKPLGGKWTYDAENRLKFPKGETVPKLALPEAGEYTKEARRYIEQHFADNYGNALSPFPSKKDTAYPVTHEDAEKWLRDFLQNRFEKFGIYEDAMVAAEHVLYHSVLTPALNIGLLTPAQVVTETINIAKHNKVPLNSVEGFIRQVTGWREFIRIVYEREGRKQRTKNYWQFNRKIPKTFWTGNTGIVPVDIVIQKVLQSGYSHHIERLMIIGNFMLLCEFNPDEVYKWFMEMYVDAYDWVMVPNVYGMTQFADGGLMTTKPYISGSNYLLKMGNWQKGDWQKIWDALFWRFMHVHRDFFARNARLGMLLKTFDKMPAAKRNSYIDTAEDFLHQLDTTA is encoded by the coding sequence ATGGATGTTACAATTATCTTTCCTCACCAGCTTTTTAAGCAACACCCGGCAATCGCAACTGACCGCGCAGTGTACCTTGTTGAAGAATGGCTGTTCTTTAAGCAGTTTAATTTTCATAAACAGAAGCTTGTATTGCACCGTGCGAGCATGAAACAATATGAGGCATTGCTGCAACAAACCGGCAAAACAGTAACATACGTAAATGCCACAGAAGATATCTGCGATACAAGGAAACTGGTAAAACACCTGCATACAAAAAAGACAACCGCAATTCATGTAGCAGAATTAACAGATGACTGGCTGAAACGCCGGCTGGTTACCGCCTGCAAAAAGTATAAGATCCGATGTATTATTTACCGTACACCAGGTTTCTTAAATACATTGGAGGAAGCAGACGACTACTTCAAAGAAAAGTCTACGTATTTCCAGACAGATTTTTATATAGCAGAGCGGAAAAAACGAAAACTTTTATTGGATGAACACGATAAACCGCTGGGCGGTAAATGGACATATGATGCCGAAAACCGTTTGAAATTTCCTAAAGGAGAGACCGTACCCAAATTAGCGCTGCCTGAAGCAGGGGAATATACTAAAGAAGCGAGAAGATATATTGAGCAGCATTTTGCAGATAATTATGGAAACGCTCTATCACCTTTTCCTTCAAAAAAAGATACCGCCTATCCCGTAACACACGAGGATGCAGAAAAATGGTTGAGGGATTTCCTGCAAAACAGGTTTGAGAAATTTGGCATTTACGAAGATGCAATGGTTGCTGCCGAGCATGTGCTTTACCACAGTGTGCTTACGCCGGCATTGAATATAGGCTTGCTTACACCTGCACAGGTTGTAACTGAAACAATCAATATAGCAAAACACAATAAGGTGCCACTTAATTCCGTGGAAGGTTTTATAAGGCAGGTTACCGGCTGGCGGGAATTTATTCGTATTGTTTACGAACGTGAAGGCAGAAAACAACGCACCAAAAATTACTGGCAATTTAACAGGAAAATTCCTAAAACCTTCTGGACCGGCAATACCGGTATTGTACCGGTTGATATTGTTATACAAAAAGTGCTGCAGAGCGGGTATAGCCATCATATAGAAAGACTGATGATAATAGGCAACTTTATGTTGTTGTGTGAGTTTAACCCTGATGAAGTTTACAAATGGTTTATGGAAATGTATGTAGATGCCTACGATTGGGTAATGGTTCCTAACGTTTACGGGATGACACAGTTTGCAGACGGCGGGCTGATGACAACAAAGCCGTATATAAGCGGTAGCAATTACCTGCTAAAAATGGGTAACTGGCAAAAAGGTGACTGGCAAAAAATATGGGATGCTTTATTCTGGCGGTTTATGCATGTGCACAGGGATTTTTTTGCCCGTAATGCAAGGCTGGGGATGCTTTTAAAAACTTTTGATAAAATGCCCGCCGCAAAACGTAACAGCTACATTGACACTGCAGAAGATTTTTTACACCAACTTGATACCACTGCATGA
- a CDS encoding flavin reductase, which translates to MNQHKKPWNRVNLPVYSISSTDGNGNHNMHIITYATAISMQPKQFVCGIYNGTKTLSLVHRHKYFVLQLLAETQYKLVNVLGKKSGNNYNKIAYLEKRDLLTWWNGFYILKDALAVMHLAAHPVDITATAQPDHQLFICDMLAYKNLHAGNALTLDVLRHHKIVRM; encoded by the coding sequence ATGAACCAGCACAAAAAACCATGGAACAGGGTTAACCTTCCTGTGTATTCTATCAGCAGTACGGATGGAAACGGAAACCATAATATGCATATCATAACCTATGCAACTGCTATAAGTATGCAGCCAAAACAGTTTGTTTGTGGCATTTACAATGGAACCAAAACACTTTCATTGGTGCACCGGCACAAATATTTTGTTTTGCAGTTGCTGGCTGAAACACAGTACAAACTGGTAAATGTTTTAGGTAAAAAATCCGGCAACAACTATAATAAGATCGCTTACCTGGAGAAGAGAGATTTACTTACATGGTGGAACGGATTTTATATACTTAAAGATGCGCTGGCAGTAATGCATCTTGCAGCGCACCCGGTTGACATAACCGCTACAGCCCAGCCAGACCACCAACTATTTATTTGCGATATGCTTGCCTACAAAAACCTACATGCCGGTAATGCTTTAACTCTCGATGTTTTGCGCCATCATAAAATTGTAAGGATGTAA
- a CDS encoding darcynin family protein, producing MKYQVLLLLRATPKWMGLSKAYRDKVFTDVVYPLLLNYTQVLQIKVFSTEAFHASVSDVINIETENIEEYYRFLQQLKSSKIFSEEYFELHDVIVGMENGFRKFNEDAKTDKKFVMN from the coding sequence ATGAAGTACCAGGTTCTGCTTTTATTAAGGGCTACACCAAAATGGATGGGACTTTCAAAAGCATACAGAGATAAGGTTTTTACAGACGTAGTTTACCCGCTGCTACTCAATTACACGCAGGTGCTGCAGATAAAAGTTTTTAGTACAGAAGCGTTTCATGCATCAGTGTCTGATGTGATTAATATTGAGACAGAAAATATAGAAGAGTATTATCGGTTTTTGCAACAGTTGAAAAGTTCAAAGATCTTTAGTGAAGAATACTTTGAACTACATGATGTGATAGTTGGCATGGAAAACGGTTTTAGAAAGTTTAATGAAGATGCTAAAACAGATAAGAAGTTTGTGATGAATTGA
- the rfbA gene encoding glucose-1-phosphate thymidylyltransferase RfbA: protein MKGIILAGGSGTRLYPITKGISKQIMPIYDKPMIYYPLSVLMLAGIKDILIITTPEDSAQFQKLLGDGSAVGCNFTYAVQAVPNGLAQAFVIGEEFIGKDKVALILGDNIFYGSGFSKLVQSFNNVDGAAIFAYEVNDPERYGVVEFDKDFKALSIEEKPKQPKSNYAVPGLYFYDNDVVEIAKNIQPSPRGEYEITDVNRVYLERKRLHVGVMNRGVAWLDTGTFDSLADASEFVRVIEKRQSQKIGCIEEVAYRMGFIDHTQLLGLAKLYEKSGYGEYLRRVKR, encoded by the coding sequence ATGAAAGGAATTATTCTTGCCGGCGGCTCCGGTACGCGTCTTTACCCCATTACAAAAGGTATTAGCAAGCAGATTATGCCTATTTACGATAAGCCGATGATCTATTATCCTTTATCGGTTCTGATGCTGGCTGGTATTAAAGATATCCTCATCATTACCACGCCTGAAGATTCTGCACAGTTTCAAAAGCTGCTTGGTGATGGCAGTGCAGTTGGCTGCAATTTTACGTATGCCGTACAGGCAGTGCCCAATGGCCTTGCACAGGCCTTTGTTATTGGCGAGGAATTTATTGGCAAAGACAAAGTTGCCCTGATTCTTGGCGATAATATTTTTTACGGTTCAGGCTTTAGCAAGCTGGTGCAGTCTTTCAACAACGTAGATGGCGCCGCTATTTTTGCTTACGAAGTAAATGACCCGGAGAGATATGGTGTAGTTGAATTCGACAAAGATTTCAAAGCCCTGTCAATAGAAGAAAAGCCGAAGCAGCCGAAATCAAACTACGCAGTGCCTGGTCTTTATTTTTACGACAACGATGTGGTGGAAATTGCTAAAAACATTCAGCCTTCGCCACGTGGCGAGTATGAGATAACAGATGTAAACAGGGTTTACCTGGAGCGCAAAAGGTTGCATGTAGGTGTAATGAACCGCGGCGTTGCCTGGCTGGATACCGGTACATTCGATTCACTGGCTGATGCAAGTGAGTTTGTGCGGGTAATAGAGAAAAGACAAAGCCAGAAAATCGGCTGCATAGAAGAAGTGGCCTATCGCATGGGTTTTATAGACCATACACAGTTGCTTGGTCTTGCAAAATTGTACGAAAAAAGCGGTTATGGAGAATACCTCCGCCGTGTAAAGCGATAA
- the rfbC gene encoding dTDP-4-dehydrorhamnose 3,5-epimerase, whose amino-acid sequence MRIEDTPLKDCYIIHDTVFEDSRGYFFESFNQQKFASLTGIDRPFVQDNQSASVRGVLRGLHFQRGEHAQAKMVRVLQGSVLDVAVDIRKDSPTFGKHFTLELTDKSRTQLYIPRGFAHGFVVLSETAVFFYKCDNLYNKQAEGGLMYNDPSLNIDWQIKEADLILSDKDKVNPLLQDIIETL is encoded by the coding sequence ATGAGAATCGAAGACACACCGCTGAAAGATTGTTACATTATTCACGACACAGTTTTTGAAGACAGCCGCGGTTATTTTTTTGAAAGTTTCAACCAGCAAAAATTTGCTTCGCTTACGGGTATAGACCGCCCTTTTGTGCAGGACAACCAGTCTGCATCTGTACGCGGCGTATTGCGTGGGCTGCACTTTCAAAGGGGTGAACATGCGCAGGCAAAGATGGTGCGTGTACTGCAGGGTTCGGTATTGGATGTAGCGGTTGACATCAGGAAAGATTCGCCTACATTCGGTAAGCATTTTACGCTGGAGTTAACCGATAAGTCCAGGACACAGTTGTACATACCGCGTGGTTTTGCGCACGGTTTTGTAGTACTGAGCGAAACAGCCGTGTTCTTTTACAAGTGCGATAACTTATACAATAAACAGGCAGAGGGTGGCCTTATGTACAATGATCCGTCTTTGAACATAGACTGGCAAATAAAAGAGGCAGATCTTATACTCAGCGATAAGGATAAAGTAAACCCACTGTTACAGGACATTATTGAAACACTATAA
- the rfbB gene encoding dTDP-glucose 4,6-dehydratase — MQKNILITGGAGFIGSHVVRLFVTKYPDYKIINLDALTYAGNLENLKDIEHSSNYVFEKANILEAEKLKEIFSKHHITDVIHLAAESHVDRSILSPMDFIYTNIIGTVNLLQTAKDFWKADLAAHRFHHVSTDEVYGTLGDEGFFTETTAYSPNSPYSASKASSDHFVRAYGETYGIPYVVTNCSNNYGPNHFPEKLIPLFINNIITNKPLPVYGKGENTRDWLYVIDHARAIDTVFHHAANHATYNVGGFNEWKNIDLVKLLIKLMDEKLGRPAGTSEALITYVKDRPGHDLRYAIDATRINKELGWSPSVTFEEGLSATIDWYLSNTEWLQHVTSGNYQKYYEEQYAGR, encoded by the coding sequence ATGCAGAAAAATATACTCATTACCGGTGGAGCAGGATTTATCGGTAGCCATGTGGTAAGACTGTTCGTTACAAAATACCCGGATTATAAGATTATCAACCTCGATGCACTTACCTACGCAGGCAATCTGGAAAACCTCAAAGACATAGAGCATAGCAGCAACTATGTTTTTGAAAAGGCAAACATTCTCGAGGCAGAAAAACTGAAAGAGATTTTCAGCAAGCACCATATTACAGATGTTATACACCTGGCAGCAGAATCTCATGTAGACCGCTCCATACTATCGCCAATGGATTTTATCTATACCAATATCATTGGTACGGTAAACCTTTTGCAAACAGCAAAAGACTTTTGGAAAGCAGACCTTGCTGCACACCGTTTTCATCATGTATCTACAGATGAAGTATATGGAACGCTGGGCGATGAAGGCTTCTTTACAGAAACAACGGCCTATTCACCAAATTCGCCATACTCAGCAAGCAAGGCATCATCTGATCATTTTGTAAGGGCGTATGGCGAAACATACGGCATACCTTACGTGGTTACCAACTGCAGCAATAACTACGGTCCCAATCACTTCCCGGAAAAACTTATTCCGCTCTTCATCAATAATATTATTACCAATAAGCCTTTGCCCGTGTATGGTAAAGGAGAAAACACCAGGGACTGGTTGTATGTAATAGACCATGCAAGGGCTATTGACACAGTTTTTCACCACGCAGCAAACCACGCTACCTACAATGTGGGTGGTTTTAACGAGTGGAAAAATATTGACCTTGTAAAACTGCTTATAAAGCTGATGGACGAAAAGCTGGGCAGACCAGCAGGTACAAGCGAAGCACTGATAACGTATGTAAAAGACAGACCCGGTCATGATCTGCGATATGCAATAGATGCAACCAGGATCAATAAAGAGTTAGGCTGGTCTCCTTCGGTTACATTTGAAGAAGGCCTTAGCGCAACCATTGACTGGTATTTGTCTAACACAGAATGGTTACAACATGTAACCAGCGGTAATTACCAGAAATATTACGAAGAGCAGTATGCAGGCAGGTAG
- a CDS encoding NAD-dependent epimerase — translation MTILVTGTAGFIGYHVANRLLKDGHQVIGIDCLNTYYDVTLKHSRLAQAGIDSSMVQYNDACNGVDGYIFYQIQLEDKNTLAHIFNRHKPDVVIHLAAQAGVRYSLINPDAYISSNIVAFTNILECCRHNNVQHLVYASSSSVYGLNDENPFSTNQNVDHPISLYAATKKSNELMAHTYSYLFGLPTTGLRFFTVYGPWGRPDMALFIFTKAILENRPIKVFNHGNMQRDFTYVDDITEGIVRVMHHAPKQNESWVQSTSDVSASSAPYKIYNIGNNAPVKLIDFIEAIEAELGKKAIKEFLPIQPGDVPATYADVSDLVRDVGYRPNTSVKEGVRNFINWYKNYYHIS, via the coding sequence ATGACGATTCTTGTTACAGGTACCGCAGGTTTTATAGGCTATCATGTAGCCAACCGGTTATTGAAAGATGGCCACCAGGTTATCGGTATAGATTGCCTGAACACTTACTACGATGTTACACTAAAGCACAGCAGGCTTGCCCAGGCAGGTATTGACTCGTCTATGGTGCAATACAATGATGCATGCAACGGCGTAGATGGTTACATATTTTACCAGATACAACTGGAAGATAAAAATACGCTGGCACATATCTTCAACAGGCACAAGCCCGATGTGGTAATACACCTTGCTGCACAGGCAGGCGTACGTTATAGTCTTATTAACCCGGATGCCTATATCAGCAGCAATATTGTAGCATTTACAAACATCCTGGAATGTTGCAGGCACAACAATGTACAACACCTTGTATATGCAAGCAGCTCCAGCGTGTATGGGCTAAACGATGAAAACCCCTTCTCTACCAACCAGAATGTAGACCACCCTATTTCATTGTATGCCGCCACTAAAAAAAGTAATGAGTTAATGGCGCATACCTATAGCTACCTTTTTGGTTTGCCCACAACCGGCCTTAGGTTTTTTACGGTTTACGGGCCGTGGGGCCGGCCGGATATGGCGTTGTTTATTTTTACCAAGGCCATTCTGGAAAACAGGCCGATCAAAGTGTTTAACCATGGCAATATGCAGCGCGATTTTACTTATGTAGATGATATTACAGAAGGCATTGTGCGCGTAATGCACCACGCACCAAAACAAAATGAATCATGGGTACAAAGCACATCAGATGTTTCTGCATCCAGCGCGCCCTATAAAATTTATAACATTGGTAACAACGCACCGGTAAAGCTCATCGATTTTATAGAGGCCATCGAAGCAGAACTGGGTAAAAAAGCTATCAAGGAATTTTTACCTATACAGCCCGGCGATGTGCCGGCTACCTATGCAGATGTAAGCGACCTCGTACGCGATGTAGGTTACCGCCCAAATACTTCAGTAAAAGAAGGCGTGCGCAATTTTATCAACTGGTATAAAAATTATTATCATATAAGTTAG
- a CDS encoding glycosyltransferase, giving the protein MIKPTVVIITNRLVIGGITNDVISLAHELKTAYNIVVVYGEKEPDEKEALHLIRNETGITFKKVKALKKSINVLADIAAYRQLSAIIKQQQCAVVHTHGSKSGLLGRLAAYSNSVPCIIHTFHGHVFHSYYNRFVSSCIIRFERLMARITTSIIAISAEQHNELLNIYKIAGKAKIKTIPVGINNNPEMHSDEKAVMLLASLPDNTTKIGFIGRLAPIKNPDFFTAVISAFTSASKWPATFFIIGDGEEKSRFQNLLTQRNISWCNASAYNPAAVVVFTSWILNITEALKKLDIVMLTSKNEGTPLSLIEAQFYGKPVISTDAGGAKDTFIHNETGFLVPQNDVETYVEKLVLLAEDTELRKRMGAKASAFAEANFSKKAEVENIRQLYHTCINNSK; this is encoded by the coding sequence ATTATTAAACCAACAGTTGTAATAATAACGAACCGCCTTGTAATCGGTGGTATCACCAATGATGTAATATCACTTGCGCATGAGCTTAAGACTGCTTACAACATAGTGGTCGTTTACGGAGAAAAAGAACCTGATGAAAAAGAGGCCCTGCACCTCATCAGGAATGAAACGGGTATAACCTTTAAAAAAGTAAAAGCACTTAAAAAAAGCATCAACGTGTTGGCAGATATTGCTGCATACCGGCAACTTTCAGCAATCATTAAACAGCAGCAATGTGCGGTGGTACACACACATGGTTCAAAATCGGGCTTGCTTGGTCGCCTGGCTGCTTACAGCAATAGCGTGCCCTGTATCATCCATACATTTCACGGTCATGTATTTCATTCGTATTACAACAGGTTTGTATCGTCGTGCATTATACGTTTCGAAAGATTAATGGCGCGTATTACCACAAGTATTATTGCCATAAGTGCAGAACAGCACAACGAGCTGCTAAACATATATAAGATAGCGGGCAAAGCAAAGATCAAAACGATCCCTGTTGGTATAAACAACAACCCCGAAATGCACAGCGACGAAAAGGCGGTAATGCTTTTGGCAAGCCTTCCTGACAATACAACAAAAATTGGTTTTATCGGGCGGCTGGCACCCATAAAAAATCCTGATTTTTTTACTGCGGTCATCAGTGCATTTACCAGTGCATCAAAATGGCCGGCAACATTTTTTATCATTGGTGATGGGGAAGAGAAAAGCCGTTTTCAAAACCTGCTTACGCAAAGAAATATCTCCTGGTGCAATGCGTCTGCGTATAACCCGGCAGCAGTGGTTGTTTTTACATCGTGGATACTGAACATCACCGAAGCTTTAAAGAAGCTCGATATTGTAATGCTTACATCGAAAAATGAAGGCACACCCTTATCGCTGATAGAAGCGCAATTTTACGGCAAGCCTGTTATCAGCACCGATGCAGGTGGGGCCAAAGACACTTTTATACATAATGAAACAGGTTTTCTTGTTCCGCAAAATGATGTAGAAACATATGTAGAAAAATTAGTTTTGCTTGCAGAAGATACAGAACTTAGAAAACGGATGGGTGCAAAGGCAAGCGCTTTTGCAGAAGCAAATTTTTCCAAAAAAGCGGAAGTTGAAAATATCAGGCAGCTTTATCATACGTGCATAAACAATAGCAAATGA
- a CDS encoding glycosyltransferase — MKSKKPVMLISGVNLTEGGPLSIMVDAVKIFVQHYLQQYRLVLLVHNKSLFPALHSNPAVEIVEYAYPKKSWLLKLWFEYIHCRFIAKKIKPDVWFSIHDVTPSVQAKIRVVYCHNPAPFYKLTRKEIWNEKTLFFFHFFYSFIYRINIRKNDFVIVQQQWMREEFMKRYKVANVVVAYPDIRLPEIAHAMHPQTPQGVFRFCYPALPRSFKNFEVILKASDFLYQSNKRFEVVLTIDGTENNYSAALLEKYRHLGCIKFIGRQTRENTMKLYTESDCLIFPSKMETWGLPITEAKFYSQPMLVADERYAHETVGKYDKVCFFETGNHQQLAGLMEQAITGNLQYHQTTYTQPARPFARSWNELFGIILADYDDAKSKDETKVA; from the coding sequence TTGAAAAGTAAAAAGCCTGTAATGCTTATTTCCGGCGTTAACCTTACAGAAGGAGGGCCATTGAGTATAATGGTTGATGCGGTGAAAATATTTGTACAACATTATTTGCAACAGTACAGGCTTGTACTCCTCGTACATAATAAAAGCCTGTTTCCTGCCTTGCATAGTAACCCTGCTGTTGAAATAGTTGAATATGCTTACCCTAAAAAATCATGGTTACTAAAACTTTGGTTTGAGTATATACACTGCAGGTTTATTGCTAAAAAAATAAAGCCGGATGTATGGTTTTCCATTCATGATGTTACACCCTCAGTTCAAGCAAAAATACGAGTGGTATATTGCCACAATCCGGCGCCATTTTATAAGCTTACACGAAAAGAAATATGGAACGAAAAAACCTTGTTCTTCTTCCATTTCTTTTACTCTTTTATCTATCGTATCAATATTCGTAAAAATGATTTTGTAATCGTTCAGCAACAATGGATGCGCGAAGAATTTATGAAGCGGTACAAAGTCGCAAACGTTGTGGTGGCTTACCCGGATATACGGCTGCCCGAAATAGCACATGCCATGCATCCACAAACACCGCAAGGTGTTTTCAGGTTTTGCTATCCCGCCTTACCAAGGTCTTTCAAAAACTTTGAGGTAATATTAAAGGCAAGCGATTTTTTATACCAGTCAAATAAACGGTTTGAAGTTGTGCTTACAATTGATGGTACAGAAAATAACTATTCAGCCGCATTACTGGAAAAGTACAGGCATCTTGGGTGTATAAAATTCATTGGCCGGCAAACGCGTGAAAACACAATGAAACTTTATACAGAAAGTGATTGCCTTATTTTTCCTTCCAAAATGGAAACTTGGGGCTTACCTATAACGGAGGCAAAATTTTACAGCCAGCCAATGTTGGTTGCCGATGAAAGATATGCGCATGAAACAGTAGGTAAATATGACAAAGTATGTTTTTTCGAAACAGGCAATCATCAGCAACTTGCCGGGTTGATGGAACAGGCAATAACCGGCAACCTGCAATATCATCAAACAACCTATACCCAACCTGCCCGGCCTTTTGCCAGGTCCTGGAATGAATTGTTCGGGATAATTCTTGCTGACTATGATGACGCGAAAAGCAAGGACGAAACGAAGGTTGCGTAA